AACGCACAGGATGTATTATAATCACTGTTTACACATACTTTAGGTGCAGTTCAGAGATCATGGGTCAGGGATTCTGTTTTATTATTGCACGTTAATTCCTGAGTTAACTGGAGAACTTTATGGTTTATTTGCTGCATTCTTCTAGAATACCTTAAATTAGTATTGCACGAGATAGCTTCCTTAATCCGACTATCTGtttttcacaagttttaaatgGACTGTggtatatttttttcttctgtTCATGATTATGATACTATTCTTATACTTAGATGCGATGCATTGTTGAAGCTCAAATGagttgactataaaaggaagaGTACCTGAATTTTATCTCATCACATTTAGGgagcaaatatatataattacagacATGAAGCAAAATATCTCTATCCTATCATCAACCTGGGATGAAAAGAATCATCACCTATCTAGTAAAAGCTATATCAAGAAGAAGCTTAGATTATTCGGTACTGAAGTAGAGTTCTGCAAATATATCCACAGCACACCAGATGCAGGTCCTGACGGGAGTGCCAATTCATCATCAACAAGTTCATCCGAAAGGCAGATGGTCCACGTGGGAAAGTGTGCAACAAGTGATGAGGGCAAGAAGTTCGAGTGTCAATACTGTTCTAAGGAATTCAATAATTCACAAGCTCTAGGAGGTCATCAAAATGCTCATAAGAAGGAAAGGATGAaaaaaaagaggttgcagcttgaAGCTAGGAACGCTAGCATGAGGCGTTACCTTGAACcttttcaaaatatttcttcttttgGTTACCATGGCTCTGCTCCCTTGTTCTACGATACCTCATATAATGTTCCCACAATCACTTTCTCTGATTCAGATTCCCATATTTGCTTCACTCCATATGATCAGAATTCGGTTTCCAAATGCTATTCTGTTCCAGAGAATCTACCATATCATAAGGATTTCTGTAAATTTACTCCTAATCATACAGATCATTCTGTTGCTATCCAGTCTCCTCGTTTCTCTACTTCAGAACTGAATTATCTCTCTCTGGATCTTCACCTGGGATTTAGCTGATAACTTATACATCACACAATTCTACGCCGATTCTTCTCTAGGCACTCTGGTTGTTTGGCCGCCAAAACATAATTTCATGTCAGCAAGAAGGCTCATTCAAGTGCCCAGCTTGTTAAGAAAGAAGGCTCGATCTTGATGAGCTTCTATAAATTTATCAGTGTAATTGCATTTGCAGGAAATAAAGTTGTCTTGCGATCAACATATATATTACGTACTTTTTTCACATtgtattaaataaatatgaacACTGGTCAGAGTGAATATTTagattacttttatttttcCAAGCAATGTATAAATCAGaaatattaaattcataaaGGAAAGTTCCATATGCTCTTAAATTTTGAACAGGGCAACCAAAGTTTTTTAACTTGACTcacatgtttaaaattttacacacttgtaaattaaaattaatagcaCATATAAAACAATATGTTGATCACAATTTGGTTCATATtgatatcaataattaaatacTTTGCTTCAGTGCAGATATATTTATATGAGGTCAACCaaaatttaatactccctccgttttaaaTTAGATGACCACTtccaaaaaatcacacagtttaagaaaaatggatgttcacaaattaattgcattgaaTGACCATAacatgtggagtgagattgatctatgaaatataaataagagatatatggagtagaattgactttggaaatataattttgcgttaaaagttgaagtggacaaataatttgaaacataattttttttccaaagtggacatgtaaattgaaacggataAAACGGAGGGATGATCAAACTTCAGTGTGAAAAGTGTGATTCACACATGCAGTAAGATGATATAGTGCGTGGGGCAATACGATCTcggagatttttatttttcttgaccTACGTGTATAAAAAGTTAgtgtataaaaaattagaagtaTATATAAGAATATGAGAATTCTAGTGTTTGTTTCGGAATTTTTACTACAtttccaaataatttaatcacttatcagttttaatttattttaaataagaagcattttttaaaatttgacacAAACAACTCCACATGGGGACGACCATTTCCCGAAACGAGACCATTATAACGACCCTAACATACCCGGGAACCGGATCATGCATGTGAGAAATTTAAGTGTGGAATAGTTGAACTATCATCAAAACTGAGATATAAATAAAAGGTGAGCAGAACCTAGCAAGAGAAAGGGAAACCATCCCTCACATAAATCTATAGACTCACGAGACATACCAAAGTTACACTGAGAAATATTACGGAGAGGTTTCACTGCCCTGCAATCCTCCACCATTTTCTTAGCGTGTTGTGTCCAAGTGATCTACTATGCCCTCTGAAACTCTGCTACACGCTGTAAAATATTTCACACATAAATAGACTGAAATTGAGATTGGCTATGTACATCTGAAACAACACATGAGATAACATCAATGTTCAGCAATAAGCATACCTTGACATTATTATTTGCACCGATCCTAGCTCCACACAACTATAAATAAAAAGCTCCATAATTAGTCTTTAGCAAATTACGGAAATTCATAATttgctaagagcatctccaatgggaggTGCCAAGAGTGGTGCCAATGTCATGTGGCATGACATGGATTGGCACTCTCGTTGGCACCCTCATTGGAGATGTTGGAGTGCTATTGGGGTGCCAAGTCAGTTGGCTTTGGGGTGCCAAAATTTGGCAACCCATAAACTAGGGTGCCAATTTCATTTGTGGTCCTAATAATACATAAAGTATAGATTTGTGGTCCCAATAATacatacaatatttttttattaataaagttaGCATCTTGGAGTGCCAACCATTTGGAGTGTATTTTGAAACAAGGGgctaaaaataatttagaagagtgtgaatataaaatataatatattgagtGATGTGTCAAAATTGGCACCCCtaaccattggagatgctctaaaggctaattataaatcatgatttattaCTAAATCATAACATAATTTATGGAAATTCATAATTTGCTAAAGGCTAATTATAAATCTTTAGGAAATTATGGAAATGGATTCACGTTAATTTTCATGAGCGAATTTGAGTTTGAGCGTATTTTCTTATGAATTATTACTAAATTGGATTAAACttcaatatataattgttttcaGTTTACTAAGATagatatgtactccctccgtcccagccatttgtatacaaatggttgggatacggagaccaagaaattgggtaagaaatgagtaaagttagatgaaaagtgggtataataGTGGGACacgtttatatttaataatagatttgagatagtggaggaaagtagttgatgtaatagtgtttatattattatataatggagatagtggaaaatagtagttggtgtaatgatatttatattataaaagtttactatttttggaacgTATACAATTGGTAGGatgtcccaaaaaagaaacggtatacaattcattgggacggagggaatatgtATATTCGAGGTTCCACTGGTGGTTAATCAATCAACGGAATGTCACGTAAGCATTTCTTAAAGTACAGGCCGGAGTGGGTTTGAAGTTACACAGGACCTCCCCTCGGAGGAAATTGCAAATATGATAATAACATTCCCGTATCTATAGGGCATAGGCAGAGAATACAGATTTTAAAACGCACACGGCCTATTATAGGGCCTGTTTGGTTCATGGAAGCAGAAGCCGCTTCTTGCTTCGGCttcttttgacccgtttgtgtaaagaagtagaatcacttttaagaagctgaaaatgttagcttctctctcacagcttctgctttttctccaaacactttattaacttattttacttctcacttgtactccacttctttactataagcaagaagtcacttcttttaagctaacccaaacggccccataatctCTATTTCTTAccccctccgtcccggtcaatgGAGGAGGGgcacattttaatatttcaataatttatttttatggttttttttattgtataaataaatcacatttatatttttttaaaaaaaataaattaaattataaaattatattttataagagtttttAAATACATGCTGAATAGTGAAAAGAAACGAAACAATTGAATGGGGCAAGGGGAATAGTATTTTTTTGGGTGCAGTTTCATGATATTCTTTTAAAGTATTGCACATGCAATCCCTGTGTTAATTGTACTTTCGCATTTTCTAGAATCCGAGTCCGACCATAGTCCTGTTTTTCGCGTTTTCTAAATGGAAATTTGTAAAAAGATCCATCTCTTCATGAAGAAGATGCTATTGTTTTATTCTGACGCAAGCTAGGCACTATTGAAGCTCAAGTGAATTCACTATATAAAGAAGACTAGCTGAATACTATCTCTGCATCACATTTTGAACATGAAGCAGCAGGATATCTCTACCCTATCGGATGAAAATGGCCATTGCCTATCTCGTAAAAGCTACATCAACAAGAAGCTTAGACTATTCGGCATTGAGGTAGAATTACGCGAAAGTCTCCACACCACGGCAGATGCAGGTCCTGGTGGAAGTGCCAAAACAACAAGTTCATCCGAAACGGAAAAACGCCCAACAAGTGATGGCGAGGGCAAGAAGTTTTTTTGCCAATTCTATTCAAGGCAATTTGGTAACTCACAAGCACTAGGGGGCCATCAAAATGCTCATAAGAAGGCAAGGATGAagaaaaagaggttgcagcttcaAGCTAGGAAGGCTAGCTTCACTTTTCATGATCCAGAATCCCATTTTAGCTTCAGTCCATATCTTAACAGTTCTGCTCAATGTTATCTCGTGCCTGATGATCTACCATATCATAAAGGTTTCCGTAAATTTACTGTTACTCTTGCCGATCAATCTATTGCCATCAAGTCTCCTCCTTTTGTAGTTCAGAACAGAACTATCTTTCTCTGGATCTTCACCTGGGGTTGAGCTGATAAGTCATACATCACACGTAATGCCATTTCTTCTCCGCGCAGTCTGGTCTGCATCATAAGACATGTCATTTCCAGTTCAAGTGCTTAGTTGTTGCTTGTAAAGAAAAAGAAGGCTCAGAAAGAAAAAAGTTAGCCTGTTATGAATTTACATGATCATTTGGTCATGACCCGATTCTTATTTCTCTCCGACCTGgatctgtttgggagtgctgttaaaaattgctgtgctgtaagaaaaagtgctggtaaaataagtgttgttgtagaaatcagataactgtttggtaaatttttgatatttacttattttgagttataatataaaaaaaattaatgtttttgatgagtttttataatgaaatttataacagcatcctgcaaaagctgaaaagcagtattttccaaaaatatgggaGGACCTATTTTTTCTAAcagaaaaattgtttttagatttaccaaacagttttcacctgcttttcagcaaaaagctgttgTTGCTGTCTGAGACAGCAACATTGGACAAATAATTACTTTGATTTCATAAACCATTACACATCATTagcataaaaaaaatacaatgatagtaattaattaaaaaaaaacgtcacactatcaaatttaatttacagttatcaatatattaaattaaatttaaaaataatatcaattacaTTAACTTTTTAAGTATAGGATATATGTCACTTTTATACATGAAATTTCTTCATCACTTTAGCGGAAATTTTGACGTCATTGGTACAAAATCTGAAAGGGATATTTACTTAAATTTCGCCACTTTTAGAATTATAAAAGCCATCAAATAAAAGTGATagcatttaaatataatatataaagacaattataataaattccGTTATTGTTGGCCGCTTTCAACAACGAtcagataaatattaatttgatcTTAAATTAAAGCGATCATTTCATTCGATCTTAAAGCGATTCTTGGCGATAGAATTATATTAACGATCACATTTATCATataaactagcataaaagcccgtgcgaggcacgggactctagtttttgttgtgttttaaataatattcgtgtgtcatcatatta
This genomic window from Daucus carota subsp. sativus chromosome 7, DH1 v3.0, whole genome shotgun sequence contains:
- the LOC108194700 gene encoding zinc finger protein 5; the encoded protein is MKQNISILSSTWDEKNHHLSSKSYIKKKLRLFGTEVEFCKYIHSTPDAGPDGSANSSSTSSSERQMVHVGKCATSDEGKKFECQYCSKEFNNSQALGGHQNAHKKERMKKKRLQLEARNASMRRYLEPFQNISSFGYHGSAPLFYDTSYNVPTITFSDSDSHICFTPYDQNSVSKCYSVPENLPYHKDFCKFTPNHTDHSVAIQSPRFSTSELNYLSLDLHLGFS
- the LOC108194702 gene encoding zinc finger protein 5, with protein sequence MKQQDISTLSDENGHCLSRKSYINKKLRLFGIEVELRESLHTTADAGPGGSAKTTSSSETEKRPTSDGEGKKFFCQFYSRQFGNSQALGGHQNAHKKARMKKKRLQLQARKASFTFHDPESHFSFSPYLNSSAQCYLVPDDLPYHKGFRKFTVTLADQSIAIKSPPFVVQNRTIFLWIFTWG